The following DNA comes from Bacillota bacterium.
CTCCCGGATGGCGGGTTCGGGCATCTCCAGCAGCTTCGGCGGCCCATAGTCCATGACCATCGCCCAGTGCTGCCAGTGGTGGCCATTGCGACGGACATGCGACAGCCACGCCTTGTCAAATGAGCCCCCAACCACTGCGGCGTTGTAGTATCCCGTAGCATCACGCTTGATCGAGTTCGGCCCGTAGAAGTGCTCGATGTAAGGGAACCACTCGGATGGCAAGAACTTGCTCCAGTCGTGCAGGATGGCCCGGCGAAGAGGCACTCCGAGCCGCAGGCACGCCACGAACACGTACCACTTGTGGCGAAGCACATAGCGCAGGTAGCGCAGATGGGCCATCATGCCGCGCGCTCACCCTCCCTCGGCAGGATCGTCCCGAACTCGGGCCACCACAGGCGACTCGGCACGATCTTCTCGTCGCCCGGCTCGTACAGATTCAGCTTGTAGCGCCAGGTGATACCCTGCTTTGCGTGCACTCCGAAGAAGTGCTGGACAGGGCGGTTCACCAGCCGCTTCTCCCGCATGGAGTACTCGTTACCGCCTACCCACGACCCGTTCACGATCTCCTCGCCCGTCGGGGAGTCGATGGCACCGGCGTTGTGGAAGTGACCGAGCACCAGGTATTCGTAGGACTCCCGAATGCTCGCCAGCATCTTCGTGTATCCAGCATCCGCCCGGTTCACGCC
Coding sequences within:
- a CDS encoding DUF5662 family protein; the protein is MMAHLRYLRYVLRHKWYVFVACLRLGVPLRRAILHDWSKFLPSEWFPYIEHFYGPNSIKRDATGYYNAAVVGGSFDKAWLSHVRRNGHHWQHWAMVMDYGPPKLLEMPEPAIREMVADWVGAGRAQGTPDTLRWYEAHKHQLLLAPRTRERVEELLRWMSEQEWWRRPVEEAEARRQAA